GGAAGTTGCTCTTCCTGCCACCCTTTTTCATCAATCAGTTTTTTCCGAACAGCACTGGCTGTTATGCGAGCATAGGAGAACGTATTTCTGAGCTGCGGGTCAGCCTGACTTTCAGGGTCAACCAGGCTTCGGATGTCTTGTTCCAGTTGAGGGTTTGCTACTTCTGCTTTTGGCTTGCCCTGAGATACGTAATTTCCATAACAAATAAGTCCTGTCCTTTTTTCATGCATCCCGAGTTCAACGGTATGACGACCAAAATTGAACTCGGTTTCAGTAAGGCGTGGACTACCAAAACAGAGCTGTTCAGCGACTTCAGCTATGAAGGCTCTGTGTTCAGAGCCTTTGAGCTTTTTAGCAGCAAGTATAATGAGGTGTTTGCATTCAGGGGTGACATTAACGCTGGACATGACGTTCACAATCAATCACAGAGGGAGTAAGCAGGAAAGATACTCCGGTAAAGTTTGTTATGCCACTCCCCTTAAAACATGAGCGTTTGATAAAATTTCTAGCGTCGGCGCAGCCAGCCCCGTCAGGCATACATTAAAAACCTGCCTGAACCGGCTAAATCATTGGTTTTGAGTTCAGCTATGCCGCTTTTGCCGAAGGAAAATCCAGGGCGTTAGAGGTTTTTTATCCTCTTTGTTATCATTTCTGTCTGGCATATCCAGTCCCTTCACTTTAACAGTGCATTTACACCATATGGTCAACAGGTTGCATCGCATTTTCAGCGATGCCAGCCCCGAATCTTGCCAGTGGTCTGAAGGGGCAACTCCCATGCGGGATACAGACCGGCAGTATAGGTTTTTGCCGACTTGCCTTCTCATCAGGAGAGTTACTCTAAAAACCCATACTAAAACCTATACCAGCAAATGCGCTAAGTCCCCCTTCGTTGGTTTTATTTGGGACTTATTGAGACTACGAACACTCGACCAAATAGCCGTAAACCCCATGATTTATAGCGATTTAGTGACTTAAATGGTAAATTCTAAAGATAAGACTGACGTACATCTTTCTAAACACACCCCCATGATGCAGCAATACCTGCGCATCAAACAGCAGCACCGGGATCACCTGGTCTTTTATCGTATGGGGGATTTTTATGAACTGTTTTACGACGATGCCAAAAAAGCGGCCCGACTGCTCGACATTACCCTGACCGCCCGGGGGCAATCCGGTGGCGAGCCTATTCCTATGGCGGGCATTCCCTACCACGCCGCTGAAGGTTATCTGGCCCGGCTGGTGCGCCTCCGTGTCTCGGTAGCTATCTGCGAACAGGTGGGTGACCCGGCCACCAGCAAAGGGCCGGTAGAGCGCAAAGTTATGCGTATTCTGACACCGGGCACCGTCAGTGATGAAGCGTTGCTGGATGATCGTCAGGATAACCTGCTGACCGCCGTGAACCACCATGACCACCTTTATGGCATTGCCACGCTGGATATCAGCAGTGGTCAATTTACCGTATTGGAAGTCAGGGATGAAGAAGCCCTGCTGGCAGAAATCGAACGCCTCAGCCCCGCAGAGATTCTGGTCAACGATGAACATTCATGGCCTGAAAGCGTTACAGCTCGCCCCGGCACCATTAAACGCCCACCCTGGGATTTTGACCTGGAAACCGCCGTTGAGCAGCTGACACGTCAGTTTCAAACCAAAAATCTGCAAGGCTTTGGCTGCGATAAACTCTCGGTAGCCATAGAGTCCGCGGGCTGCCTGCTGCAATATGCCAAAGAGACTCAGCGTACCGCCCTGCCCCATATTCGTGGCCTTCAACTGGAAAACCGTGAAGACAGCGTGGTACTGGATGCCGCCAGTCGCAAGAACCTGGAACTGACCACCAATCTGTCCGGTGGTCGGGATCATACCCTGATGTCGGTACTGGATCATACCTCTACCGCCATGGGCAGTCGCCTTCTGGGGCGATGGATCAACCGCCCCCTCCGCGACCTTAAAAAACTTCAGGATCGTCAGGACAGTATTGAGACACTGAAGCAGGGTTTCTACTTTGAAACCCTGCAACCCGTACTGAAAGGCATTGGTGATATTGAACGGATTCTGGCAAGGGTGGCTCTGAAGTCAGCCCGTCCAAGAGACCTTGCCCGACTCCGTGACGCTTTTCTGCAACTGCCTGAACTGCAGGATATTCTGCGTACCATTGACAGCGAAGCCATTCACAATCTGTCTGCCATCATCAGTGAACACCCACAACTGGCAGGCCTGCTCGATAGTGCCATCATTGAAAATCCACCGGTAGTGATCCGGGACGGCGGTGTTATTGCAACTGGTTACGATGCGGAGCTGGATGAATTTCGTGCGCTCAGTGAAAACGCAGGGGACTACCTGGTTCAGCTGGAACAGAGAGAGCGGGAACGTTCAGGGCTTGCCAGCCTGAAAGTGGGTTATAATCGTGTCCACGGTTACTACATAGAGTTAAGTCGTCGTGAGTCAGACGATGCCCCGGTAGAATACATTCGTCGTCAAACCCTGAAAAACGTCGAACGCTTTATTACACCGGAACTGAAAGAGTTTGAAGACAAGGCGCTATCGAGCAAAAGCCGCGCCCTGAGCCGGGAAAAAGCGTTGTATGATGAACTGCTCGATAAGCTGGTTGAAGCACTGGGCCCCATGCAGGAAACAGCAATGGGACTGGCGGAACTGGACGTATTGACCAACCTGGCAGAACGTGCGGAGTCACTCAATTTTTGTAAACCGGAGCTGACACCGGCACCGGGTATCGCCATCGAAGAAGGCCGTCACCCGGTGGTTGAGCAGGTGCTGGATGAACCTTTTGTCGCCAACAGCGTCCACTTCAACCATCAGCGTCGTATGCTGGTCATCACCGGTCCTAACATGGGTGGTAAATCCACCTATATGCGCCAGACCGCCCTGATTGTGCTGATGGCGCATGTGGGCAGTTTCGTACCCGCCAGCAGGGCAAAAATAGGCGTTGTTGACCGTATCTTTACCCGTATTGGTTCTTCTGACGATCTGGCCGGTGGTCGTTCAACCTTTATGGTGGAAATGACAGAAACCGCTAATATTCTACACAACGCCACCGAGAGCAGCCTGGTTCTGATGGACGAAGTGGGACGCGGCACCAGTACCTTTGACGGCTTGTCCCTGGCCTGGTCCTGTGCTCATTACCTTGCGGATTCGGTGAAGGCCTTTACCCTGTTTGCTACTCACTATTTTGAGCTGACCCAGCTACCAGATGAATGCGACACCGTTGTCAACGTTCATCTGAACGCTACCGAACACGACGATCGTATAGTATTTTTACATGCGGTGCAGGAAGGGCCAGCCAGCCAGAGTTATGGTTTACAGGTTGCCCAGTTAGCCGGTGTACCAAGGCATGTGGTGAATCAGGCCAAAACCAAACTGGCACAGTTGGAGCAAACGCCTTCGAGTCAGGTATCAACTTTACAGTCGGTAGCCAATGTTGTTGAGGAACAACCGCTACAGAGTGATCTGTTTGCCACGGCACAGCCTCATCCGGCTGTTGACCGGCTGGGCGAAATCAATCCTGATGAAATTTCACCGCGACAGGCGCTGGATCTGATCTATGATCTGAAAAGCCTGACAAAATAAGCGCTTTAGCTTATAAGGCATCGGTATAGATTTGTTTAAACTATCACCGACTTAACCTACAACCCCGGCCATATTGCTGTTAGACTTTGCGCCATTACGGCTATGTGGCCAGCAACAACTTACAACAGTAACGAGTGACAGCAATAAGCAATCGCAACAAGCAAGCGCCGATTGCTGTATCAGCCTGAACAAAAGGAGTTTAAACCATGGCTTTCGTAGTGGGTGAAAACTGCATTAAGTGCAAATACACTGACTGTGTAGAAGTATGTCCGGTAGACTGCTTTTACGAGGGACCCAACTTTCTGGTCATCCACCCGGACGAATGCATAGACTGTGCCCTGTGTGAGCCCGAGTGCCCTGCCAACGCCATTTTTTCTGAAGACGAAGTGCCCGAAGACCAGCAGGAATTCATTGAACTGAATGCGGTTCTGGCAGATGTCTGGGACAACATCACAGAGAAAAAGGATTCGTTGCCCGATGCCGACGAGTGGGACGGTGTAAAAGGCAAGCTGGAACACCTGGAGCGTTAAGCCTTTTCACAGGCCAGATGCTTTAGACTTGCCATCATTAAAAAGGCCATGTTCATTTGATTGAACATGGCCTTTTTTGTATCAACTGAACTCACCTAACTAAACAATGACTCGCCGGACAAGCCCTGTTTTTCCAGAATACTGCGCAAGCGTTTCAGTGCTTCGACCTGTATCTGCCGAACCCTTTCACGAGTCAGTCCAATTTCTTTACCCACTTCCTCCAGTGTGCTGGTTTCATAGCCTCTCAGACCAAAACGACGGGCGACCACTTCACGCTGCTTTTCAGACAGCTCACCCAGCCATTTATCAAGACTGTCGTTTAAATCCAGATCCTGAAGCAGTTCGGCCGGATCCGATTCCTTATCGTCAGAAATCGTATCCAGTATGGATTTATCTGAGTCAGGCCCCAGTGGCGTATCGACGGAAGTGACGCGCTCATTCAGACCCAGCATGCGCTTAACGTCTTCTACCGGCTTATCAAGCAGCTGGGCAATTTCTTCCGGGGTCGGGTCATGATCAAGCTTCTGGGTAAGTTCCCTGGCTGCACGCAGATAAACGTTCAGCTCCTTGACCACATGGATGGGAAGACGAATGGTACGGGTCTGGTTCATAATGGCCCGTTCAATCGTCTGCCGAATCCACCAGGTGGCATAAGTCGAGAACCGGAAGCCACGCTCCGGATCAAACTTTTCAACCGCCCGGATCAGGCCCAGGTTACCTTCTTCGATCAAATCCAGAAGGGTCAGCCCACGATTAACATAGCGTCGGGAGATTTTCACCACCAGCCGCAGGTTACTCTCAATCATACGTCGACGGCCAGCTTCTACCCCCTTACGGGCCAGCCGTGCATAATGTACTTCTTCTTCCGGCGTCAACAACGGAGAGAAGCCTATTTCATTCAGGTACAACTGCGTTGCATCAATGGTTTTATAAAAACCATCATCATCACGTCGTTGACGGGAATAATCTGTAGTGGAAGCTGCCTTGGTGGTCTTGTTCGCCGCCTCCGGCGCTGTACCGGACCCTAGAAGCCCGATATCCGACAGATTCTCAATATCATCCTGTCCCTGGGTCAATTCCTCAGTAAAACCTTGCTCTGAGCTATCCCTCTTCGCTGCCATAAGAGTCAGTCCTATCCGAAAGTCCCACTCTCTGTTGAGCTATGACTGAACCAAACTGTCCGGCCTGCCCAACACCCGTGAGATCCCTCTACAATGCTGTACTTCTTATCTCATCGCTTTGGCAGGAATCGCATGGGGTCGACTGGATTGCCATTACGCCGAATTTCGAAATGCAGCTTAGGCTCTGTAGTTCCTGTAGAACCTATTTCGGCTATCTTCTGGCCTGCTTTAACTGAGTCTCCCTCACCCACAAGCAACTCCCTGTTATGAGCGTAAGCGCTCAGATAGCTGTTATTGTGCTTCATAATAATCAGCCTGCCATAACCAGCCAGATCACTACCTGCGTAGACAACCTCACCGGCTGCAGCTGCCATTACAGGCTCTCCCAAATTGCCGTTGATATCAATCCCTTTATTAACCGGTCCTGACAACGAGAAACCCTGGATAACATTGCCCTTAGATGGCCAACGCCAGGCGACAGTTCGAGGATTTGAACGGACTACAGGCTTTTTTTTCAGTGGTGGTTTTTTAACCACTTGCTTTTTGGGCGAAGCAACCGGCTGTCGTGGCGGGGGTGGAGTAGTCGTCCGTTTTTGTTGTTCCAGAGCGATATGCTGACCTGGGTGAATAATATAGGGGGAACGGATTCCGTTGTTGTCCGCCAGTTCCCGAAAGTCTCTGCCATAGAGCCAGGCTATGGAGTACAAGGTATCTTCCGGCCTGACAATATGAGTGCCCGATGTCACCCTGGGAGGCGAACGCAGTTCCTTGACGACAACGCTGGATGGATCATGACTGCAGGCAGTCAATCCTATAAACGCCAGAACAATCAGGCTTATTTTTGAGCAAACACTCAATTTAATTAGAGGATGCTTTGCGAACAAAACCATCGGTGTTATCCCAACATTCGCCACGTATGATTCACAAGATTTATAACTAAAATAATTTATAAAAAATAAATTTTAAGTCAAAAAAATATATACAAGTTATCGAACTCATCTATATTCCGCTTTTTAAACAGACCGTCTTTTCAAGGTTCAGGAAAACATTAGTACTCACCTTAGAACGGACGTTCGTTAAGATACACGTCCGCAAATAGTCGCATACTGCGAAGAGCAAGTCTCTGCTTTTGCAAAACCCTTACGGAAGTAATGTTAGCTTTTGGCTTTTGGCTTTTGGCTTTTGGCTGTGCTTACAACCAGCAGCTAACAGCTAACAGCTAACAGCGGAAGACTATCGACGCTTACCAAACCACTCAATAGCCAGGAACATCACTATGGCTGCCCCCATCAGTAGCAGTCCCGGCAGGAAGAAAGCAGGCTCCCCGGTCAGGGATTCATAGTTGAAAGGTGAAACGTTCATTTCCAGAAAAGGGACTTCTTCACCAGAGCTGTTCACACGGGTTTCCAGCGTCTGCTTCCAGGGCCAGACTTTGCCAAGAGCCCCCATCATCAAACCGGTTAACAGCGACAGGGCAAGGTCACGGTGCTTGCGTAATAACCAGGACAGAACGTGTGAAAAACTCAGCAGCCCGACCACGCAACCTGAGGCGAAAATAGTCAGAACCACCAAATCCAGTGTTTTTACGGCCTGTAAAACCGTAGCGTACAAACCCATCAGCAATAGCAGGAAACTGCCGGATATGCCCGGTAAAATCATGGCACAGATAGCGATCGAGCCGGCAAAAAACAACATCAGCGGTGTAGGGTCAAGACTGGCAGGCGTCAGGGTGCCAATCATATAAGCAGCCACCGCTGCCAGCACAAACAGTATTCCGCCCGTTATGCTGTACTGACTAACCTGCCGAACCATGTGTAAGCCGGACACAAGGATAAGTCCAAAGAAAAACGACCAGATCAGCACCGGAAACTCCGCCAGCAGATAGCTGATCAGGTGTGCAAAAGACAGAATACTGATCAGAATACCGCCGAATACACACACCAGAAAATTGCCGTCTACCTTTTTCCAGCAGGCACCGATACCTTCGTTTTTCAACAGCAACAGCAACGTCGGCGAGAAACTGCGCAGAGAATTCAGCAGACGGTCATAAATGCCGGTAATAAAGGCAATGGTGCCACCGGACACACCGGGAACCACATCCGCAGCCCCCATAGCCATGCCTCTGAGCACCAGCCCAAGAAAATCTGTTTTATCAGACATATTCCTATAGTCCTGAATAAGCAGGCGTCATGCCGCCTGGATTTAATGAGTTAAAATCTATGGTACTTCCGGACTGCTACCGAATAACGCCACTCAACATGGGAACAAATCGCACAAGTTCCAGCACTTCCTGACGAAAGGCCTGCCCACGGCGCACCACCAGCAACAGATCCTGATGGAAGTCACCCACTGGAATAACCAGACGTCCCCCGTCTTCAGACAACTGCTCCAGCAATTCGACAGGAACCTTACCCGGAGCAGCTGTCACCATAATGCCATCAAAAGGAGCCCGGCCCGGCCAGCCCATGGTGCCATCG
Above is a genomic segment from Endozoicomonas euniceicola containing:
- the fdxA gene encoding ferredoxin FdxA, with the protein product MAFVVGENCIKCKYTDCVEVCPVDCFYEGPNFLVIHPDECIDCALCEPECPANAIFSEDEVPEDQQEFIELNAVLADVWDNITEKKDSLPDADEWDGVKGKLEHLER
- a CDS encoding DUF368 domain-containing protein, producing the protein MSDKTDFLGLVLRGMAMGAADVVPGVSGGTIAFITGIYDRLLNSLRSFSPTLLLLLKNEGIGACWKKVDGNFLVCVFGGILISILSFAHLISYLLAEFPVLIWSFFFGLILVSGLHMVRQVSQYSITGGILFVLAAVAAYMIGTLTPASLDPTPLMLFFAGSIAICAMILPGISGSFLLLLMGLYATVLQAVKTLDLVVLTIFASGCVVGLLSFSHVLSWLLRKHRDLALSLLTGLMMGALGKVWPWKQTLETRVNSSGEEVPFLEMNVSPFNYESLTGEPAFFLPGLLLMGAAIVMFLAIEWFGKRR
- the mutS gene encoding DNA mismatch repair protein MutS, with amino-acid sequence MVNSKDKTDVHLSKHTPMMQQYLRIKQQHRDHLVFYRMGDFYELFYDDAKKAARLLDITLTARGQSGGEPIPMAGIPYHAAEGYLARLVRLRVSVAICEQVGDPATSKGPVERKVMRILTPGTVSDEALLDDRQDNLLTAVNHHDHLYGIATLDISSGQFTVLEVRDEEALLAEIERLSPAEILVNDEHSWPESVTARPGTIKRPPWDFDLETAVEQLTRQFQTKNLQGFGCDKLSVAIESAGCLLQYAKETQRTALPHIRGLQLENREDSVVLDAASRKNLELTTNLSGGRDHTLMSVLDHTSTAMGSRLLGRWINRPLRDLKKLQDRQDSIETLKQGFYFETLQPVLKGIGDIERILARVALKSARPRDLARLRDAFLQLPELQDILRTIDSEAIHNLSAIISEHPQLAGLLDSAIIENPPVVIRDGGVIATGYDAELDEFRALSENAGDYLVQLEQRERERSGLASLKVGYNRVHGYYIELSRRESDDAPVEYIRRQTLKNVERFITPELKEFEDKALSSKSRALSREKALYDELLDKLVEALGPMQETAMGLAELDVLTNLAERAESLNFCKPELTPAPGIAIEEGRHPVVEQVLDEPFVANSVHFNHQRRMLVITGPNMGGKSTYMRQTALIVLMAHVGSFVPASRAKIGVVDRIFTRIGSSDDLAGGRSTFMVEMTETANILHNATESSLVLMDEVGRGTSTFDGLSLAWSCAHYLADSVKAFTLFATHYFELTQLPDECDTVVNVHLNATEHDDRIVFLHAVQEGPASQSYGLQVAQLAGVPRHVVNQAKTKLAQLEQTPSSQVSTLQSVANVVEEQPLQSDLFATAQPHPAVDRLGEINPDEISPRQALDLIYDLKSLTK
- the rpoS gene encoding RNA polymerase sigma factor RpoS — protein: MAAKRDSSEQGFTEELTQGQDDIENLSDIGLLGSGTAPEAANKTTKAASTTDYSRQRRDDDGFYKTIDATQLYLNEIGFSPLLTPEEEVHYARLARKGVEAGRRRMIESNLRLVVKISRRYVNRGLTLLDLIEEGNLGLIRAVEKFDPERGFRFSTYATWWIRQTIERAIMNQTRTIRLPIHVVKELNVYLRAARELTQKLDHDPTPEEIAQLLDKPVEDVKRMLGLNERVTSVDTPLGPDSDKSILDTISDDKESDPAELLQDLDLNDSLDKWLGELSEKQREVVARRFGLRGYETSTLEEVGKEIGLTRERVRQIQVEALKRLRSILEKQGLSGESLFS
- a CDS encoding peptidoglycan DD-metalloendopeptidase family protein translates to MVLFAKHPLIKLSVCSKISLIVLAFIGLTACSHDPSSVVVKELRSPPRVTSGTHIVRPEDTLYSIAWLYGRDFRELADNNGIRSPYIIHPGQHIALEQQKRTTTPPPPRQPVASPKKQVVKKPPLKKKPVVRSNPRTVAWRWPSKGNVIQGFSLSGPVNKGIDINGNLGEPVMAAAAGEVVYAGSDLAGYGRLIIMKHNNSYLSAYAHNRELLVGEGDSVKAGQKIAEIGSTGTTEPKLHFEIRRNGNPVDPMRFLPKR